A DNA window from Streptomyces canus contains the following coding sequences:
- a CDS encoding SpoIIE family protein phosphatase, with translation MGAQEEHGTARHRFDVADAAPLLLDAHGTVTGWTKDAERLLDYPATEAVGQSVAALLAPEDARRLPEITARCRADGSWAGLLTALHRHGRPVPVMVRITVADDSDNSERWLVLLSEMAEAPGWDMSRQVLEQMVTRSPIGIAIVDTDLRCVWSNPALEQFGSAPAQQRLGLRFAEIQPGLDAEAIEAQMRRVLETGEPIVEYEHVGRVRSAPHRETAHTMSFTRIDDDRGHPIGVYYTVVDITERHRARQRLALLDRAGEYIGRSLDIRRTAQELADVAVPALADYVTVDLLESVLRGAEPTTHVPLLRSGQQSVNEGVPEAVVEVGDVAAYRPGSPPLRCLASGEPWREERLDPLAAEWATDIPGGRQATFLELGLHSVLVVPIRARGVTLGVTTFFRRRRQEPFDAGDLNLAEDLVSRAAVCVDNARRYTREREAALVLQRSLLPHRLPEQDAVEVSACYRPADELTGLGGDWYDLIQLSGARVALVVGEVPGHGIGAAASMGRLRTAVRTLAALDLPPEEVLGHLDDLVARTAREEGVGPETEDTDSAQGSGCVYVVYDPVDGQCTMAAAGHPAPAVILPDGTVAFVDLPQGPSLGVGGPPFESVELALAAGSTLALHTDGLLAHGEEWAVDAGRDRLRQALERSAPTLDLRCRAVVDALAPDRPHDDVALLMARTRLLGPDQVADWDVPVDPALVAEARKTASRQLTEWGLEAFAFTTELVVSELVTNAIRHAVGPIRLRLIRERSLVCEVFDSGDTAPHLRHPRTTDEGGRGLLLVSQFAQRWGTRFAPEGKIIWAEQSLEEPPD, from the coding sequence GTGGGCGCTCAGGAGGAGCACGGCACCGCGCGGCACCGGTTCGACGTGGCCGATGCCGCGCCCCTGCTGCTCGACGCCCACGGCACGGTGACCGGCTGGACCAAGGACGCCGAGCGCCTGCTGGACTACCCCGCCACCGAAGCCGTAGGACAGAGCGTCGCAGCCCTTCTCGCCCCTGAGGACGCCCGCCGGCTGCCGGAGATCACCGCACGCTGCCGGGCCGACGGCAGTTGGGCGGGGCTGCTGACCGCCCTGCACAGACACGGCCGGCCGGTCCCGGTCATGGTCCGGATCACGGTCGCCGACGACTCCGACAACTCGGAACGCTGGCTGGTGCTGCTGTCCGAGATGGCGGAGGCCCCCGGCTGGGACATGAGCCGCCAGGTACTGGAGCAGATGGTCACCCGCTCTCCCATCGGCATCGCGATCGTGGACACGGACCTGCGCTGTGTGTGGTCCAACCCGGCCCTGGAACAGTTCGGCAGCGCCCCGGCCCAGCAACGGCTGGGACTGCGGTTCGCGGAGATCCAGCCGGGCCTGGACGCCGAGGCGATAGAGGCGCAGATGCGGCGCGTACTGGAGACCGGTGAACCGATCGTGGAGTACGAGCACGTCGGCCGGGTCCGCTCCGCCCCGCACCGCGAGACCGCGCACACGATGTCGTTCACCCGGATCGACGACGACCGGGGTCACCCGATCGGCGTCTACTACACGGTCGTCGACATCACCGAGCGGCACCGGGCGCGGCAGCGGCTCGCTCTGCTCGACCGGGCCGGCGAGTACATCGGCCGCAGCCTGGACATCCGGCGCACCGCGCAGGAGTTGGCCGACGTGGCCGTACCCGCGCTGGCCGACTACGTCACCGTGGACCTGCTGGAGTCGGTGCTGCGGGGAGCGGAACCCACCACGCATGTGCCGCTGCTGCGGTCCGGGCAGCAGTCGGTGAACGAGGGTGTTCCGGAGGCCGTCGTCGAGGTCGGTGACGTGGCCGCCTACCGGCCCGGGTCGCCCCCGCTGCGCTGTCTCGCATCGGGTGAGCCCTGGCGGGAGGAGCGCCTGGACCCGCTGGCCGCGGAGTGGGCGACCGACATACCGGGCGGGCGGCAGGCCACATTTCTCGAGCTGGGCCTGCACAGCGTACTGGTGGTGCCGATCCGGGCCCGTGGCGTCACCCTGGGCGTCACCACCTTCTTCCGCCGGCGCCGCCAGGAACCCTTCGACGCGGGGGACCTGAACCTCGCCGAGGATCTCGTCTCGCGGGCGGCCGTCTGCGTGGACAACGCCCGGCGCTACACGCGCGAGCGCGAGGCCGCGCTGGTCCTGCAACGCAGTCTGCTCCCCCACCGGCTGCCCGAGCAGGACGCCGTGGAGGTGAGCGCCTGCTACCGGCCCGCCGACGAGCTGACGGGCCTGGGCGGCGACTGGTACGACCTCATCCAGCTCTCCGGCGCGCGGGTCGCCCTCGTGGTCGGCGAGGTACCCGGGCACGGCATCGGCGCCGCCGCCTCGATGGGCCGGCTGCGGACTGCCGTACGGACGCTGGCGGCGCTGGACCTGCCGCCCGAGGAGGTGCTGGGTCACCTCGACGACCTGGTCGCCCGGACGGCGCGCGAGGAGGGTGTGGGGCCGGAGACGGAGGACACCGACAGCGCCCAGGGCTCCGGATGTGTGTACGTCGTCTACGACCCGGTCGACGGGCAGTGCACGATGGCCGCCGCCGGCCATCCCGCGCCCGCGGTGATCCTTCCCGACGGCACGGTCGCCTTCGTGGACCTTCCGCAGGGGCCGTCGCTCGGCGTCGGCGGTCCCCCCTTCGAGTCGGTCGAGCTGGCCCTGGCGGCGGGCAGCACGCTCGCACTGCACACCGACGGGCTGCTCGCCCACGGCGAGGAGTGGGCCGTGGACGCGGGCCGGGACCGGCTGCGCCAGGCCCTGGAGAGGTCCGCGCCCACGCTCGACCTGCGCTGCCGGGCCGTGGTCGACGCCCTGGCCCCCGACCGGCCGCACGACGACGTGGCCCTGCTCATGGCCCGCACCCGGCTGCTGGGGCCCGACCAGGTCGCGGACTGGGACGTGCCCGTCGACCCGGCCCTCGTCGCCGAGGCCCGCAAGACGGCGTCCCGGCAGCTGACGGAGTGGGGCCTGGAGGCGTTCGCCTTCACCACGGAACTGGTCGTCAGCGAACTGGTCACCAACGCCATCCGGCACGCGGTCGGCCCGATCCGGCTGCGGCTGATCCGGGAGCGGTCGCTGGTCTGCGAGGTGTTCGACAGCGGCGACACCGCGCCCCATCTGCGCCACCCGCGCACCACGGACGAGGGCGGCCGGGGGCTGCTGCTGGTCTCCCAGTTCGCCCAGCGCTGGGGCACCCGGTTCGCGCCCGAAGGGAAGATCATCTGGGCCGAGCAGTCCCTCGAGGAACCGCCGGACTGA